In Anaerobacillus alkaliphilus, one genomic interval encodes:
- a CDS encoding 3-hydroxybutyryl-CoA dehydrogenase codes for MEIKKVMVIGAGQMGSGIAQVCAQAGYEVLLNDIKDEFVDRGLGNINKNLNRQVEKGRLTEAERDSVLNRIIASVQLEDAADVDLVIEAAVENMEIKSKIFAQLDEITPSHAILATNTSSLPITEIAAVTKRPEKVIGMHFMNPVPVMKLIEVIRGLATSDEVYEAIESMSHKLNKTPVEVNDFPGFVANRILMPMINEAIYTVYEGVATPEAVDEVMKLGMNHPMGPLTLADFIGLDTCLYIMETLHEGFGDDKYRPCPLLRKYVKAGWLGKKSGRGFYQYN; via the coding sequence ATGGAAATCAAAAAAGTAATGGTCATTGGCGCCGGGCAGATGGGCTCAGGGATTGCTCAAGTATGTGCGCAAGCTGGATATGAAGTTCTTCTTAATGACATCAAAGATGAGTTCGTTGATCGCGGCTTAGGCAACATTAACAAAAACTTAAATCGCCAAGTGGAAAAAGGGAGATTAACTGAAGCAGAACGTGACTCAGTTCTTAACCGCATCATAGCCTCTGTGCAACTTGAAGACGCAGCTGACGTTGACTTAGTCATTGAAGCAGCGGTTGAAAACATGGAAATTAAATCAAAGATCTTCGCGCAACTAGACGAGATAACGCCATCTCATGCCATCTTAGCCACAAATACATCTTCACTTCCAATAACAGAGATTGCAGCTGTGACGAAACGTCCAGAAAAAGTAATCGGCATGCATTTTATGAATCCAGTTCCAGTTATGAAATTGATTGAGGTCATTCGCGGCCTAGCAACATCCGATGAAGTCTATGAAGCTATCGAAAGTATGTCTCATAAGTTAAATAAAACTCCTGTTGAAGTGAATGACTTTCCCGGTTTCGTTGCAAATCGTATCTTGATGCCAATGATCAATGAAGCGATCTACACAGTTTACGAAGGTGTTGCAACTCCAGAGGCTGTTGATGAAGTAATGAAATTAGGGATGAATCACCCAATGGGTCCACTAACACTAGCTGACTTTATCGGCTTAGATACTTGTCTTTATATCATGGAAACATTACACGAAGGTTTTGGAGATGACAAATATCGTCCATGCCCATTGCTTAGAAAATATGTAAAAGCTGGCTGGCTCGGCAAAAAATCAGGCAGAGGATTTTATCAATATAATTAA
- a CDS encoding acetyl-CoA C-acetyltransferase, giving the protein MTRTVIVSGARTPFGKFGGSLSGLKAVELGGVAIKEALVRGNVNALEVDECILGVVLQGGQGQIPSRQAASLGGLPWSVPTETINKVCASGMRSITLADQLIRAKDAEVIVAGGMESMSNAPYFMTKARSGFRMGDGKVHDLMVHDGLTCSFKGVHMGSYGNGVASQLEIPREKQDEWALRSHQKAVAAIEAGRLAEEIVPVSVPVRKGDPIVVSQDESPRGDTSLERLAKLAPVFDSTGTITAGNAPGVNDGACAVVLMSEEKAAKEGKEVLATIIGHTTISIEPENFPKTPGLVINKLLEKTGKTVDEIDLFEVNEAFAAVALASEQIAGLDPEKVNVNGGAVALGHPIGASGARIVLTLAYELKRRGGGIGIAAICSGGGQGDAVMIEV; this is encoded by the coding sequence ATGACAAGAACGGTTATTGTAAGTGGTGCAAGAACACCTTTTGGTAAATTTGGAGGTAGCTTAAGTGGTTTAAAGGCTGTAGAACTCGGTGGAGTTGCCATTAAAGAAGCCTTAGTACGTGGAAATGTAAACGCTTTAGAAGTTGACGAGTGTATCCTAGGGGTGGTCCTCCAAGGTGGCCAAGGTCAAATTCCATCTCGCCAAGCTGCAAGCTTAGGCGGGTTACCATGGAGTGTTCCAACAGAAACCATTAACAAAGTTTGTGCTTCAGGAATGAGAAGTATCACTCTTGCTGACCAACTCATCCGCGCAAAAGATGCAGAAGTGATTGTGGCTGGTGGAATGGAGTCTATGAGCAATGCTCCTTACTTTATGACAAAAGCTCGTTCCGGGTTTCGCATGGGCGATGGCAAAGTGCATGACTTAATGGTTCACGATGGTCTGACTTGTTCCTTTAAGGGAGTTCACATGGGCTCATATGGAAACGGTGTTGCTTCGCAATTAGAAATTCCTAGAGAAAAGCAAGATGAGTGGGCACTGCGCAGTCATCAGAAAGCCGTTGCAGCTATTGAAGCAGGGCGCTTAGCGGAAGAAATCGTACCTGTATCTGTACCGGTAAGAAAAGGTGACCCAATTGTCGTTTCTCAAGACGAGTCTCCAAGAGGAGATACTTCACTAGAGCGGTTAGCAAAGTTAGCGCCGGTGTTTGACTCGACTGGCACAATTACAGCAGGAAATGCCCCTGGCGTAAATGATGGTGCCTGTGCGGTTGTGTTGATGTCCGAGGAGAAAGCAGCTAAAGAAGGTAAAGAAGTGCTGGCAACGATTATTGGTCATACAACCATTTCGATCGAACCAGAGAATTTTCCAAAAACACCAGGCTTGGTAATTAATAAACTCTTAGAAAAGACAGGTAAGACTGTTGATGAAATAGATTTGTTTGAAGTTAATGAAGCATTTGCCGCTGTAGCACTAGCAAGTGAGCAAATAGCTGGGTTAGACCCTGAAAAAGTCAATGTTAACGGGGGCGCGGTTGCCCTAGGACACCCAATTGGTGCAAGTGGCGCGAGAATTGTTCTTACATTAGCCTATGAGTTAAAGCGCCGCGGCGGCGGTATTGGCATTGCAGCTATTTGTAGCGGCGGCGGCCAGGGCGATGCGGTGATGATAGAAGTGTAG
- a CDS encoding (Fe-S)-binding protein: MDAFVYVNWALFLIVTGYALYLFATLVRTRIEFIKLGKKAEWNHTAKERLNEVLVNVFGQKKLMKDKKSGIIHIMFFYGFLLVQLGAIDLIWKGLATGSHLPLGPIYPFFTFFQEIVVLMIIVAVVWAFHRRYVEKLVRLKRNFKSGLVLIFIGGLMISKLIAKGMEIIWLDKTISWAEPVAATIATIGGGLGSTVAGVLFFVFWWAHLLFLLTFLVYIPQSKHAHLIAGPANVYLGRTHKVGQLASINFEDEDQEVFGVNKIEDFNQKQLLDLYACVECGRCTSMCPAAGTGKLLSPMDLIVKLRDHLTEKGAVVTSRKPWLPAYAFNNTKANQLAMQGAGGVEAAAGYDVSLIGDVITEEEIWACTTCRNCEDQCPVANEHVDKIIDLRRYLVLTEGKLDADAQRAITNIERQGNPWGINRKERENWKDLREDIVVPTVKDMEKAGEEYEYLFFVGSMGSYDNRSQKVAQSFVRVMNEAGIKFAILGNKEKNSGDTPRRIGNEFLFQELVNSNIELFQKHGVKKIVTIDPHAYNSFKNEYPEFGLEAEVYHHTELLAKWIEEGKIKPKYEVNETITFHDSCYLGRYNEVYEAPRNVLRAIPGVTLVEMERNRENGMCCGAGGGLMWMEEHVGTRVNVARTEQALEVSPTVIGSGCPYCLTMLSDGTKAKEVDEKVQTLDVVEILEKSLIKKELVS; this comes from the coding sequence ATGGATGCATTTGTGTATGTAAACTGGGCATTATTTTTAATCGTAACAGGTTATGCATTATATCTGTTTGCCACATTAGTTCGAACTCGTATTGAATTTATCAAACTTGGTAAAAAAGCTGAGTGGAATCACACAGCGAAAGAACGTCTCAACGAAGTATTAGTTAACGTGTTTGGACAAAAGAAATTAATGAAGGATAAGAAGAGTGGGATCATCCACATTATGTTCTTCTATGGGTTTCTACTCGTTCAGCTTGGTGCCATTGATTTAATTTGGAAAGGGCTAGCAACAGGATCACATTTACCGCTAGGTCCAATTTATCCATTTTTTACATTTTTCCAAGAAATCGTTGTCCTAATGATTATTGTTGCTGTAGTTTGGGCGTTCCACCGCCGCTATGTTGAAAAGTTAGTTCGTTTAAAACGCAATTTTAAATCTGGGCTTGTCCTTATTTTTATCGGTGGATTAATGATTTCAAAGCTTATTGCAAAAGGAATGGAAATCATCTGGCTTGATAAAACAATTTCATGGGCAGAACCAGTTGCAGCTACTATTGCTACAATAGGTGGAGGCTTAGGGTCAACAGTTGCTGGAGTTTTATTCTTTGTATTCTGGTGGGCTCACTTATTATTCTTACTGACATTCTTAGTGTATATCCCTCAATCAAAACATGCTCACTTAATCGCTGGTCCTGCAAACGTTTACTTGGGGAGAACACATAAGGTTGGCCAATTAGCTTCGATCAATTTCGAAGACGAAGATCAAGAGGTTTTCGGTGTAAACAAAATTGAAGATTTTAATCAAAAACAATTATTAGACCTCTATGCCTGTGTAGAGTGTGGACGCTGTACGAGTATGTGTCCGGCAGCAGGAACAGGAAAATTACTTTCTCCAATGGACTTAATCGTAAAGTTGCGTGACCATCTAACGGAAAAAGGTGCAGTCGTTACATCTCGTAAACCATGGTTACCTGCTTACGCATTCAATAATACAAAAGCAAACCAATTAGCGATGCAAGGTGCTGGTGGTGTTGAAGCTGCAGCTGGTTACGACGTTTCATTAATTGGTGATGTTATTACGGAAGAAGAAATTTGGGCCTGTACAACGTGCCGTAACTGTGAAGATCAATGTCCAGTTGCCAATGAGCATGTCGATAAAATTATTGACTTACGTCGTTACTTAGTTTTAACAGAAGGAAAGCTGGATGCCGATGCACAGCGTGCCATCACAAACATCGAGCGTCAAGGAAACCCTTGGGGCATTAACCGTAAAGAACGCGAAAACTGGAAAGACCTACGTGAGGATATTGTCGTTCCAACAGTAAAAGACATGGAAAAAGCCGGAGAAGAATATGAGTATTTATTCTTTGTAGGTTCAATGGGCTCTTACGACAACCGTAGCCAAAAGGTTGCTCAGTCATTTGTCAGAGTCATGAATGAAGCTGGAATTAAGTTTGCAATCCTTGGAAACAAAGAGAAAAACTCTGGAGATACACCGCGTCGCATTGGTAACGAGTTTTTATTCCAAGAACTAGTAAACTCAAATATTGAGTTATTCCAAAAGCACGGTGTCAAAAAGATTGTTACAATCGACCCACATGCTTATAATTCATTTAAAAATGAATACCCTGAATTCGGTTTAGAAGCAGAAGTTTATCACCACACAGAACTTTTAGCAAAATGGATCGAAGAAGGCAAGATCAAACCAAAGTATGAAGTCAACGAAACAATCACTTTCCACGACTCTTGTTACTTAGGTCGTTACAACGAAGTTTACGAAGCACCGCGTAATGTTTTACGAGCAATACCTGGAGTTACGCTTGTGGAAATGGAACGTAACCGTGAAAACGGCATGTGTTGCGGAGCTGGTGGAGGCTTAATGTGGATGGAGGAGCATGTTGGTACAAGAGTGAACGTAGCTAGAACCGAGCAAGCTCTAGAAGTTAGCCCAACCGTGATCGGTAGTGGTTGTCCATACTGTTTAACAATGTTAAGTGATGGAACAAAAGCCAAAGAAGTAGATGAAAAAGTTCAAACATTAGACGTTGTTGAGATCCTAGAGAAATCTTTAATAAAAAAAGAGCTAGTTTCATAG
- the cls gene encoding cardiolipin synthase, with protein MVLMMIVAIILLLVIWMTVDFRLGMKKQQREARRYVQEIRKGQCEILTTGHDLFKKMIDDIHNAEKHVHMLFYIFREDHIGNQVLKALKEKAKEGVEVRLLLDRVGCDLSKKKRQELKKAGVKFAHSHPPKFPYLFFTLNRRNHRKITVIDGHLGYIGGYNVGDEYLGRKPKFGDWRDIHLRIQGDGCQDLQEQFLEDWVVATREKLNTDFYYPVLQQGDHELKIIPSDGAFLEESFIDFIKKAEDSIYIGTPYFIPGKEIKTALIEAAKRGVDVKVIVPKQGDHPLVKEAAFPYFQPLLEAGCEVYRYYRGFYHAKTIVIDKKVCDIGTANIDNRSFHINHEINCLIFDREFIKDVIAVMDHDISISERLTVEQLKNRSFFHKSKEKIASALSPLL; from the coding sequence ATGGTACTTATGATGATCGTTGCGATAATATTACTACTTGTCATTTGGATGACGGTAGATTTTCGTTTAGGTATGAAGAAACAACAAAGAGAAGCGAGACGTTACGTACAAGAAATTCGCAAAGGACAATGTGAAATTTTAACGACTGGACATGATCTATTTAAAAAGATGATTGACGATATTCATAATGCGGAAAAACATGTTCACATGCTTTTCTATATTTTTCGAGAGGATCATATTGGCAATCAGGTTCTAAAAGCACTCAAGGAAAAGGCAAAAGAAGGGGTAGAGGTTCGTCTTCTTCTCGACCGCGTTGGCTGTGACCTTAGCAAAAAGAAGCGTCAAGAGTTAAAAAAGGCAGGAGTTAAGTTCGCTCATTCTCATCCCCCGAAGTTTCCCTACCTATTTTTCACCTTAAACCGGCGAAATCACCGTAAAATTACTGTGATAGATGGTCACCTTGGTTATATTGGTGGCTACAATGTTGGTGATGAGTATTTAGGGAGAAAGCCTAAGTTCGGTGATTGGCGCGATATTCACCTACGTATACAAGGTGATGGATGTCAAGATTTGCAAGAACAATTTCTCGAGGATTGGGTTGTTGCCACAAGAGAGAAGTTGAATACGGATTTCTATTACCCAGTTTTACAACAAGGGGATCATGAGCTAAAGATCATTCCTTCTGACGGTGCATTTCTTGAAGAGTCGTTTATTGATTTTATTAAAAAAGCTGAGGATTCTATTTATATTGGTACGCCTTACTTTATTCCAGGGAAAGAAATAAAAACTGCGTTAATCGAAGCTGCAAAACGTGGGGTCGATGTAAAGGTAATTGTTCCAAAGCAAGGAGACCATCCCTTAGTGAAGGAAGCTGCCTTTCCATACTTTCAACCACTCCTTGAGGCCGGCTGTGAAGTTTACCGATATTACCGCGGCTTTTACCATGCGAAAACCATTGTCATTGATAAAAAAGTCTGTGACATCGGTACAGCCAATATAGATAATCGTAGCTTTCATATTAACCATGAGATTAACTGCTTAATTTTTGATCGGGAATTTATTAAAGATGTGATTGCCGTAATGGATCATGACATATCAATCTCGGAGCGCTTAACGGTGGAACAGTTGAAAAATCGCTCATTTTTTCATAAAAGCAAGGAAAAAATCGCCTCTGCTTTGTCACCACTTCTTTAG
- a CDS encoding heavy metal translocating P-type ATPase, whose protein sequence is MMGDNLELTKERSKLSEHQELIFAGFGGLFLLLGIVLQNMEMQQLAIASFLASYLIGGYFKAKEGFTDLVVERSLNVELLMILAAIGAAIIGYWVEGAILIFIFSLSGALETYTLNKSHREISALMELQPEEATVLRDGNEKVIAVTALQIGDQVLVKPGERVPTDGTIFKGQTTIDEAAITGESIPVHKKLDDQVFAGTVNLNGAITVKVTKTNDETLFQKIIELVQTAKDEKSPSQLFIEKFEGTYVKGVLIVVALMMFAPHYLLGWSWTETFYRAMVMLVVASPCALVASIMPATLSAISNGARNGILFKGGVHLEALSSIKAIALDKTGTLTKGKPEVTDILVKDGVQKQDFLYTVATIESHSTHPLAESIVAYARKEEIILQAQPENVEDVTGWGLTATLDGKQYKIGKRSFIGDEAADQFYKQEAEDLTAAGKTLVYVADEDGIYGIIALQDTVRDVAIEAIRQFHEAGIYSIMITGDHEKTAQAIAKETNIDEYIANCLPETKVEKVSGLKQKYGSVAMVGDGINDAPALATANVGIAMGTGTDVAIETADIVLVKNDLSKIAKAINLSKRMNKIIKQNILFSISVIVLLIIGNFFQQVSLPLGVIGHEGSTILVILNGLRLLRG, encoded by the coding sequence ATGATGGGAGATAATTTGGAGTTAACGAAAGAGCGATCGAAGCTTTCAGAACACCAAGAATTAATTTTTGCAGGGTTCGGTGGCCTATTTTTACTTCTTGGTATCGTTCTTCAAAACATGGAAATGCAGCAGTTGGCAATTGCCTCCTTTTTGGCTTCTTACCTAATTGGAGGGTATTTTAAAGCGAAGGAAGGGTTCACAGATTTAGTTGTTGAGCGTTCGTTAAATGTGGAACTACTAATGATTTTAGCTGCTATAGGGGCAGCAATTATTGGCTATTGGGTTGAAGGTGCAATTCTCATTTTCATATTTTCATTGAGTGGTGCTCTTGAAACCTATACGTTAAACAAAAGTCACCGTGAGATCTCGGCATTAATGGAGTTACAGCCTGAAGAAGCAACAGTTTTGAGAGATGGAAATGAAAAAGTTATCGCTGTGACAGCTCTACAAATTGGTGATCAAGTATTAGTAAAGCCTGGGGAACGTGTGCCAACGGATGGAACGATTTTTAAAGGTCAAACAACGATTGATGAGGCCGCTATCACCGGTGAGTCTATCCCGGTTCACAAAAAGTTAGATGATCAAGTGTTTGCTGGCACTGTTAATCTAAACGGAGCCATTACAGTGAAGGTAACAAAAACAAATGATGAAACCCTTTTTCAAAAGATTATTGAGTTAGTTCAAACAGCCAAAGATGAAAAGTCACCTTCTCAATTGTTTATTGAGAAATTTGAAGGAACCTATGTAAAAGGAGTATTGATTGTAGTTGCCTTGATGATGTTTGCTCCCCACTATTTGCTAGGCTGGAGTTGGACTGAAACATTTTATCGAGCTATGGTTATGCTTGTTGTTGCCTCTCCTTGTGCTCTTGTGGCTTCAATTATGCCAGCAACATTATCCGCCATTTCAAATGGTGCAAGAAACGGAATTTTATTTAAGGGCGGCGTTCATCTAGAAGCATTGAGCTCAATAAAAGCAATCGCTTTAGATAAAACAGGTACATTAACAAAAGGAAAGCCTGAGGTAACTGACATCCTTGTCAAAGATGGTGTTCAAAAACAAGACTTTCTATATACTGTTGCTACTATTGAAAGTCATTCCACACATCCGCTAGCCGAGTCTATCGTTGCGTATGCTCGGAAAGAAGAGATTATATTACAAGCCCAACCTGAAAATGTAGAAGATGTCACTGGCTGGGGTTTAACAGCTACGTTAGACGGTAAACAGTATAAAATAGGCAAACGCAGCTTTATCGGTGACGAGGCAGCTGACCAATTTTACAAGCAAGAAGCTGAAGATTTAACTGCAGCAGGAAAGACATTGGTTTATGTAGCCGATGAAGATGGTATTTACGGTATAATAGCTTTGCAGGACACTGTTCGAGATGTCGCAATTGAGGCGATACGCCAGTTCCATGAAGCTGGAATTTATTCAATTATGATTACTGGCGATCATGAGAAAACAGCTCAGGCAATCGCCAAAGAGACCAATATCGATGAGTATATTGCCAACTGTTTACCTGAAACAAAGGTTGAAAAGGTAAGTGGTTTGAAGCAAAAATACGGGTCAGTTGCGATGGTTGGTGACGGTATTAATGATGCTCCAGCCCTAGCAACAGCCAATGTCGGGATTGCCATGGGTACCGGGACTGACGTAGCGATTGAAACTGCCGATATTGTTCTTGTAAAAAATGATCTCTCGAAGATTGCCAAAGCTATCAATCTATCAAAGCGCATGAATAAGATCATTAAACAAAACATTCTGTTCTCAATCTCAGTGATCGTGTTGCTTATCATCGGGAACTTCTTTCAACAAGTGTCACTTCCGTTAGGAGTAATAGGTCATGAAGGTAGTACTATCTTGGTCATCCTAAACGGCCTAAGGCTTTTAAGAGGGTAA
- a CDS encoding alpha/beta fold hydrolase — protein MPFANHPDTTNIYYETYGEGTPILFVHPPAMGHVTFKEQRPLAQHFQMITVDLRGNGRSDNQAEKITMKLIVEDLKAVVDAVGVEKVVLCGYSNGGSIAQEFALTYPERALGVILCGGFSEVTSFLLRNEFRLGIYAAQFKLMRLMSFALATAHTRSKLFQMELEDYVKKTDPKVLRNMYNEGLHYVSTDRLDQLTVPLLLVYGEKDHYVHHYQDIFLDKVKTDVDIVYISGVKHQVPTKKSMELNRIIYNFVKRKVEKAS, from the coding sequence ATGCCTTTTGCAAATCATCCGGATACAACAAACATTTATTATGAAACCTATGGTGAAGGAACGCCAATTTTATTTGTCCATCCGCCTGCCATGGGTCACGTTACGTTTAAAGAGCAACGTCCTTTAGCGCAACATTTTCAAATGATTACGGTCGACTTACGTGGGAATGGTCGAAGTGACAATCAAGCAGAAAAAATTACGATGAAGCTGATTGTGGAAGATTTAAAGGCAGTTGTTGATGCAGTTGGTGTTGAAAAAGTTGTTCTTTGCGGCTATTCCAACGGTGGGTCAATTGCCCAAGAATTTGCTTTAACATATCCCGAACGAGCTTTGGGAGTCATCTTATGTGGTGGTTTTTCAGAGGTAACTAGCTTTTTGCTCAGAAATGAGTTTCGTCTTGGAATTTATGCTGCTCAGTTTAAGCTGATGCGCTTAATGTCGTTTGCGCTAGCAACGGCTCATACAAGATCCAAGCTTTTTCAAATGGAGTTAGAGGACTATGTGAAGAAAACAGATCCAAAAGTACTTCGAAATATGTACAATGAAGGACTGCATTATGTTTCAACGGATCGCCTTGATCAATTAACTGTACCACTCCTCCTCGTCTATGGAGAAAAAGACCATTACGTTCACCATTATCAAGATATTTTCTTAGATAAGGTAAAAACCGACGTTGATATCGTCTACATATCCGGAGTTAAACATCAGGTTCCAACGAAAAAAAGTATGGAGCTGAACAGAATTATTTATAACTTTGTGAAAAGAAAAGTAGAAAAAGCTTCGTAG
- a CDS encoding XapX domain-containing protein has protein sequence MLKPILSTTLFLNEIFIALVAGLIVGFIFTFLRLPIPAPPVLSEIMGIIGIFLGYKAFQLLIPLITK, from the coding sequence GTGTTAAAACCAATTTTATCAACTACATTATTTCTGAATGAAATTTTTATCGCATTAGTAGCAGGTTTGATCGTTGGCTTCATATTTACGTTTCTTCGATTGCCAATCCCGGCACCGCCTGTTCTATCAGAAATTATGGGTATCATTGGAATATTTCTAGGCTATAAAGCATTTCAACTTTTGATACCTCTGATAACAAAATAG
- the argS gene encoding arginine--tRNA ligase: protein MNTVEQVKENLKQEIIASIERAGLATKEQIPEIVLQLPKDKAHGDYATNAAMQLTKLAQKPPRQIAEELVNHFDKGRASISKIEIAGPGFINFYMDNSYLTDLIPAILNAGEKYGETNFGNGKKVQVEFVSANPTGSLHLGHARGAAVGDSLCNILAKAGFDVAREFYINDAGNQINNLALSLEARYFQALGLVADMPEGGYHGEDIIEFGKQLADEFGDRFVNESVEDRLAFFREYGLKKELEKLKHDLKEYRVEFDHWFSETSLYENGKVIETLDLLKEKGETYEKDGATWFQSTVYGDDKDRVLVKNDGSYTYLTPDIAYHRNKLERGFEKLINIWGADHHGYIPRMKAAIQALGYNKDQLDVEIIQMVSLFQNGEKVKMSKRTGNAVTLRELMEEVGIDATRYFFAMRSADTQLDFDMDLAVSKSNENPVFYVQYAHARVCSILRQGEQMQVPIKTDANFALIESEKEFDLLKKLGEFPEAVSDAAQKQSPHRITNYVYELAATLHSFYNAEKVLDAEDMDRSMARLALMKAVQQTIQNALALIGVQAPERM from the coding sequence ATGAATACTGTTGAACAAGTAAAAGAAAATTTGAAGCAAGAGATTATTGCTTCAATTGAAAGAGCAGGATTAGCGACGAAAGAGCAAATTCCTGAGATCGTTTTACAACTTCCAAAAGACAAAGCACATGGTGACTATGCGACAAATGCAGCGATGCAACTGACGAAACTTGCGCAAAAGCCACCACGTCAAATTGCCGAGGAGCTAGTAAATCATTTTGATAAAGGAAGAGCTTCAATTTCAAAAATAGAAATCGCTGGACCTGGATTTATCAATTTTTACATGGACAATAGCTATCTAACAGACTTAATTCCTGCGATCCTTAATGCTGGAGAAAAATACGGTGAAACAAACTTTGGTAATGGCAAAAAGGTTCAAGTTGAGTTTGTATCTGCTAATCCAACAGGTAGCTTGCACCTTGGTCATGCTCGTGGTGCGGCAGTAGGAGATTCGTTATGTAATATCCTAGCAAAAGCGGGCTTTGACGTTGCGAGAGAATTCTATATTAACGATGCCGGAAACCAAATTAACAACCTTGCGCTATCACTAGAAGCTCGTTACTTCCAAGCATTAGGATTAGTAGCTGACATGCCTGAGGGTGGCTATCATGGTGAAGATATCATTGAGTTCGGGAAACAACTAGCCGACGAATTTGGTGATCGTTTTGTCAATGAGTCAGTGGAAGATAGACTCGCATTTTTCCGCGAGTACGGACTAAAGAAAGAACTTGAAAAACTTAAGCATGATTTAAAAGAATATCGTGTTGAATTCGATCACTGGTTCTCTGAAACCTCTTTATATGAGAATGGAAAAGTGATTGAAACGCTTGACCTTTTAAAAGAAAAAGGTGAAACGTACGAGAAAGATGGAGCTACTTGGTTCCAGTCAACGGTTTATGGTGATGATAAAGACCGCGTACTTGTGAAAAATGACGGTTCTTATACGTACTTAACACCTGATATTGCCTATCATCGCAACAAGCTTGAGCGTGGATTTGAAAAGCTAATCAATATTTGGGGTGCTGACCATCACGGCTATATTCCAAGAATGAAAGCAGCCATTCAAGCCCTAGGCTATAACAAGGACCAATTAGATGTTGAAATCATTCAGATGGTTTCACTGTTCCAAAATGGTGAAAAAGTGAAAATGAGCAAGCGTACTGGTAATGCCGTTACATTACGCGAATTAATGGAGGAAGTAGGAATTGACGCGACTCGTTATTTCTTTGCAATGCGTAGTGCCGACACTCAATTAGATTTTGACATGGACTTGGCTGTTTCAAAATCGAACGAAAATCCAGTTTTCTATGTCCAATATGCTCACGCTCGCGTATGCAGCATTTTAAGACAAGGTGAACAAATGCAAGTACCAATTAAAACAGATGCAAATTTCGCTTTAATTGAATCGGAAAAAGAGTTTGATTTACTGAAAAAATTAGGAGAGTTCCCTGAAGCCGTTTCTGATGCCGCTCAAAAGCAGTCACCACATCGTATTACGAATTATGTCTACGAGCTTGCTGCAACACTCCACTCGTTCTACAATGCTGAAAAAGTATTAGATGCAGAAGATATGGACAGAAGCATGGCACGTTTAGCGTTAATGAAAGCTGTACAACAAACAATTCAAAATGCATTAGCGTTAATCGGTGTACAAGCTCCTGAAAGAATGTAA
- a CDS encoding DUF1934 domain-containing protein, with the protein MITKDGIAVSVNMKTQITGGEEEQVITLSADGRIFKKDVGLYLQFKEETEEVGSVNQVVKLDDNQTITIIRQGAVSMKQLFQQGIKSEGVYRSPFGIMLMNTETKYININIDEQKVEGTIRISYQLHMQDEFAGNYDITIQFRRND; encoded by the coding sequence GTGATAACGAAGGATGGTATCGCCGTTTCTGTTAACATGAAAACTCAGATTACCGGTGGAGAAGAAGAACAAGTGATAACACTGTCTGCAGATGGGCGGATATTTAAAAAAGATGTGGGTCTTTATCTACAGTTTAAAGAAGAAACAGAAGAAGTAGGCTCGGTGAACCAAGTTGTAAAATTAGATGACAATCAAACAATTACAATCATTCGCCAAGGTGCTGTCTCAATGAAGCAGCTCTTTCAGCAAGGGATAAAGTCAGAGGGCGTTTATCGTAGCCCATTTGGGATTATGCTGATGAATACAGAAACGAAATACATAAATATCAACATTGATGAGCAAAAGGTAGAAGGTACAATTCGAATTTCTTACCAATTACATATGCAAGATGAGTTTGCGGGCAATTATGATATAACAATTCAATTTAGGAGGAACGACTAA